Proteins from one Dermacentor variabilis isolate Ectoservices chromosome 1, ASM5094787v1, whole genome shotgun sequence genomic window:
- the LOC142566600 gene encoding uncharacterized protein LOC142566600 yields the protein MACNDDECEPVLATSDRQIYCASNTCCANGSGSDIEGLHFFRFPEDAGRCRQWIENCGNHALSAKPVADVCHSNYLCRTHFDAAQFELNDGSRRLKRDAVPTVFTPVNFQHLEMDHDYLTVSPRVIKQPLKAKSPTVLRVVPQGVTILKNSPSEGSQAALRTSAEGSESIERTTSNNSMDLSGTNNVDTAELPPKAVTHAQPHATVAAAVPQKVVSGAPHRRQQIGHLQRKQPLLLARRLPPSAKETPLQKYMLLCAEFKSELKLLEKRKETLEKLFAGVQELLFQEAELLNTEDTALLVGSLVKFQQERYCRKPEGLVEKVLCSVWSKYRKKQPRKVQQRPFAQVAVFVLDKSKPGRVILGKRKNFLGGGLYQVPCGEIEFGETWEDAACREVFESTAIHVCDLSVCSVVDTVEQTAGYHAVTVFMRGSVDGSQAAQPEAMQPDLCDSWHWRQWQELPSLNELHWPLRDYKAEGLQPFP from the coding sequence ATGGCTTGTAATGATGATGAGTGCGAGCCAGTACTAGCGACCAGTGACCGACAAATCTACTGTGCATCCAACACGTGCTGTGCTAACGGCTCTGGCAGTGACATAGAGGGTCTCCACTTCTTCAGGTTCCCAGAGGACGCCGGACGCTGTAGGCAGTGGATAGAAAACTGTGGAAACCATGCACTGTCTGCAAAACCTGTGGCAGATGTGTGCCATAGTAACTATTTGTGCAGAACGCACTTCGACGCGGCCCAGTTTGAATTAAACGATGGCTCCCGCCGTTTAAAACGCGACGCTGTGCCGACTGTCTTTACGCCTGTCAATTTCCAACACTTGGAAATGGACCACGACTATTTAACTGTATCGCCGCGTGTCATTAAGCAGCCGCTTAAAGCGAAGTCGCCCACTGTACTAAGGGTTGTGCCGCAAGGAGTTACCATATTGAAAAATTCGCCAAGTGAAGGTTCACAAGCAGCACTGCGAACGTCAGCCGAGGGTTCTGAGTCGATTGAGAGGACGACGTCTAACAACAGCATGGACCTTTCAGGCACAAATAATGTAGACACAGCTGAACTGCCTCCAAAAGCCGTGACGCATGCTCAACCCCACGCAACAGTGGCGGCAGCAGTGCCGCAGAAGGTTGTGTCTGGTGCTCCGCACAGAAGACAACAAATAGGCCATCTGCAACGAAAACAACCTCTATTGCTAGCCCGGCGCCTTCCGCCATCTGCCAAAGAAACTCCTCTGCAGAAATACATGCTACTGTGTGCAGAATTTAAAAGTGAGCTGAAGTTGTTAGAGAAACGCAAAGAAACCTTGGAGAAATTGTTTGCAGGTGTCCAGGAGCTATTGTTTCAAGAAGCAGAACTGCTGAATACGGAGGACACCGCACTTTTAGTGGGTTCTCTTGTGAAATTTCAGCAGGAGCGGTATTGCCGAAAGCCGGAAGGTCTGGTTGAAAAAGTGCTGTGCTCAGTGTGGTCAAAATATCGGAAGAAACAGCCACGAAAGGTGCAGCAACGACCGTTTGCTCAAGTTGCAGTCTTTGTTCTGGACAAGTCAAAACCAGGGCGAGTCATTCTTGGGAAGCGCAAGAACTTTCTTGGTGGAGGCTTGTACCAGGTTCCTTGTGGAGAAATTGAATTTGGAGAGACATGGGAAGACGCAGCATGTAGAGAGGTTTTTGAAAGTACAGCAATACATGTTTGCGATTTGTCAGTCTGTTCTGTTGTAGACACTGTGGAGCAGACTGCCGGCTATCATGCAGTGACAGTGTTCATGCGAGGCTCTGTAGATGGTAGCCAAGCAGCACAGCCTGAAGCGATGCAACCTGACTTATGTGACTCATGGCACTGGAGGCAGTGGCAAGAGCTGCCAAGCCTGAATGAACTGCACTGGCCTCTTAGAGACTATAAAGCTGAAGGTTTGCAGCCTTTTCCCTAA